In a single window of the Streptomyces sp. HUAS ZL42 genome:
- a CDS encoding Fpg/Nei family DNA glycosylase: MPELPDVEGFRKVLESCAKGRVVRRVQVRDSGVLHEVSARRLREALEGRRFTEPERHGKWLLARTGGPTLMLHFGMTGQLVCCRPDCAVEPHDRVLFTLSGGRQLRFRDQRKLQGLWLADDDSDVERMLARQGPDAMAVDRREFEAALVSHRGKVKTVLTDQHVLAGLGNLLADEILWRARLRPSSRASDLSEAERRRLYTQMRRTLRSAVSAGCVPPRDSWITGRRDDPVPICPRCGHSLSRSRMAGRGTVWCPRCQPEGS, encoded by the coding sequence ATGCCTGAGCTGCCAGACGTCGAGGGATTCCGGAAGGTCCTCGAGTCCTGTGCGAAGGGCAGGGTCGTCCGACGCGTCCAGGTGCGCGACTCGGGCGTGCTGCACGAGGTGAGCGCGCGGCGGCTGCGCGAGGCGCTGGAGGGCCGGCGCTTCACCGAGCCCGAGCGGCACGGGAAGTGGCTGCTCGCCCGCACGGGTGGTCCCACCCTCATGCTGCACTTCGGCATGACCGGTCAACTGGTGTGCTGCCGTCCCGACTGCGCGGTCGAGCCCCACGACCGGGTCCTGTTCACCCTGAGCGGCGGCCGTCAGCTCCGCTTCCGCGACCAGCGCAAGCTGCAGGGTCTCTGGCTGGCCGACGACGACTCCGACGTCGAACGGATGCTGGCCCGCCAGGGCCCCGACGCGATGGCGGTGGACCGGAGGGAGTTCGAGGCCGCGCTCGTTTCACACCGCGGCAAGGTCAAGACCGTCCTCACCGACCAGCACGTCCTCGCCGGACTGGGCAATCTGCTCGCCGACGAGATCCTGTGGCGCGCGAGGCTGCGCCCCAGCAGCCGGGCGAGCGATCTGAGCGAGGCCGAACGCCGTCGCCTGTACACACAGATGCGCCGCACCCTGCGTTCCGCGGTCAGCGCCGGCTGCGTCCCTCCGCGCGACTCCTGGATCACCGGCCGCCGCGACGACCCCGTCCCGATCTGCCCGCGCTGTGGCCACTCCCTGAGCCGGTCCCGCATGGCAGGCCGTGGGACGGTGTGGTGCCCGCGGTGTCAGCCGGAGGGGTCCTGA
- a CDS encoding DUF952 domain-containing protein, with protein sequence MIYHVVPSVVWNAGSGQSYAPASLAEEGFVHCSPDEETTLAVVNAFYRDASRPLLALLLDEDRLTARCEWEAAIPAPPPGVAEGTLFPHVFGPIDRDAVERILEVRWDEEGRATGLKAAG encoded by the coding sequence ATGATCTATCACGTCGTGCCGAGCGTGGTCTGGAACGCCGGTTCAGGGCAGTCGTACGCACCCGCTTCCCTCGCGGAGGAGGGTTTCGTGCACTGTTCTCCCGACGAGGAGACCACGCTGGCCGTCGTCAACGCGTTCTACCGGGATGCGTCGAGGCCGCTGCTGGCGCTGCTGCTGGACGAGGACCGGCTCACCGCGAGGTGCGAATGGGAGGCGGCGATCCCCGCTCCCCCGCCCGGTGTCGCCGAGGGCACCCTGTTTCCGCACGTGTTCGGACCCATCGACCGCGACGCGGTCGAGCGGATCCTGGAAGTGCGGTGGGACGAGGAGGGCCGGGCCACGGGACTGAAGGCCGCCGGCTGA
- a CDS encoding aminoacyl-tRNA deacylase produces the protein MDDPALPGPVDTLVALGARFRLHEHPGAVEPRDVCAALGVPLERTVKTLAFVTPEDRLVLAALPGHARLRYGPLARAAGIRRTDLSPADAGRLARIGMRPGGICPVSADPTAVVVFDDSVPELGRIHCGSGHPDLTVEMDAADLMAVLPSARTAPIAAAPPDEPA, from the coding sequence GTGGACGATCCCGCACTGCCCGGCCCGGTGGACACGCTCGTGGCGCTCGGTGCGCGTTTCCGTCTGCACGAGCACCCCGGCGCGGTCGAACCCCGGGACGTGTGCGCCGCGTTGGGTGTTCCGCTGGAGCGGACCGTGAAGACCCTGGCCTTCGTCACACCCGAGGACCGCCTCGTCCTGGCCGCACTCCCGGGTCACGCCCGGCTGCGCTACGGCCCGTTGGCGAGGGCAGCCGGAATCCGCCGCACCGACCTCTCTCCGGCGGACGCCGGCCGGCTGGCGAGGATCGGCATGCGACCCGGCGGCATCTGCCCCGTCTCCGCGGACCCGACGGCCGTGGTCGTCTTCGACGACAGCGTGCCCGAACTGGGCCGCATCCACTGCGGCAGCGGCCACCCCGACCTCACCGTCGAGATGGACGCGGCAGACCTGATGGCCGTACTCCCGTCGGCCAGAACCGCCCCGATCGCCGCTGCCCCACCGGACGAGCCGGCATGA
- a CDS encoding MarR family winged helix-turn-helix transcriptional regulator produces MPEPGAPVGSMDDVDAVTHAVLTASRLLVAVAARSLSAVEERVTLPQFRMLVVLSARGATKLVVLADLLQVAPSTAMRMVDRLIAAGLADRQTNPDNRRETLLRLTDEGRRTVADVTARRRAEIAGIVARLPREQRAELVGALTAFNEAGGEPPALVAEDLEPHPLGWEDAAPTRHA; encoded by the coding sequence ATGCCGGAGCCCGGGGCCCCCGTGGGGAGCATGGACGACGTCGACGCGGTGACGCACGCGGTGCTGACCGCCTCGCGGCTGCTGGTGGCGGTCGCCGCGCGGTCCCTCTCCGCGGTCGAGGAGCGGGTGACGCTTCCCCAGTTCCGGATGCTGGTCGTGCTGTCGGCGCGGGGCGCCACCAAGCTCGTCGTGCTCGCCGACCTGCTCCAGGTCGCGCCCTCCACGGCGATGCGCATGGTGGACCGGCTCATCGCGGCCGGACTCGCCGACCGGCAGACCAACCCGGACAACCGGCGCGAGACGCTTCTGCGGCTCACGGACGAGGGCCGGCGCACCGTCGCGGACGTCACCGCCCGCCGCCGCGCCGAAATCGCCGGAATCGTCGCACGGCTCCCCCGTGAGCAGCGCGCGGAACTCGTGGGCGCCCTCACCGCCTTCAACGAGGCGGGCGGGGAACCGCCCGCTCTCGTGGCGGAAGACCTGGAGCCGCATCCGCTCGGCTGGGAGGACGCCGCGCCGACGCGGCACGCGTGA
- a CDS encoding response regulator transcription factor, whose protein sequence is MEQEPYKPTREPVAARVLVVDDDPTVAEVVAGYLDRAGYLVDRAGDGPAALARAAAHWPDLVVLDLMLPGMDGLEVCRRMRGHGPVPVIMLTARGDEDDRILGLEVGADDYVTKPFSPRELVLRVESVLRRTRPAAGSRPLSAAGLAVDPAARRATKNGTELALTLREFDLLAFFLRHPGRAFGREDLMREVWGWDFGDLSTVTVHVRRLRGKVEDDPARPRLIQTVWGVGYRFEAGTEHGGE, encoded by the coding sequence ATGGAGCAGGAGCCGTACAAGCCGACGCGGGAGCCGGTCGCCGCCCGCGTCCTCGTGGTCGACGACGACCCCACGGTCGCCGAGGTGGTCGCCGGATACCTCGACCGCGCCGGGTACCTGGTGGACCGCGCCGGGGACGGGCCGGCCGCGCTGGCCAGGGCCGCCGCCCACTGGCCGGACCTGGTGGTCCTCGACCTGATGCTGCCGGGCATGGACGGCCTCGAAGTGTGCCGCCGGATGCGCGGACACGGCCCGGTGCCGGTCATCATGCTCACCGCCCGCGGCGACGAGGATGACCGCATCCTCGGCCTGGAGGTGGGCGCCGACGACTACGTCACCAAACCGTTCAGCCCGAGGGAGCTGGTGCTGCGGGTCGAGTCGGTCCTGCGCCGTACGCGGCCCGCGGCGGGCTCGCGTCCCCTGAGCGCGGCCGGACTTGCCGTCGATCCCGCGGCCCGCCGCGCCACCAAGAACGGTACGGAACTGGCCCTGACGCTGCGGGAGTTCGACCTGCTCGCCTTCTTCCTGCGGCACCCGGGACGGGCCTTCGGCCGCGAGGACCTGATGCGGGAGGTGTGGGGCTGGGACTTCGGGGACCTGTCGACCGTGACGGTCCACGTCCGCCGGCTGCGGGGCAAGGTCGAGGACGACCCGGCCCGCCCCCGGCTCATCCAGACCGTGTGGGGCGTGGGCTACCGCTTCGAAGCCGGCACCGAACACGGCGGGGAGTGA
- a CDS encoding lysyl oxidase family protein has protein sequence MALADEEPMTSQLHRMTSQLRRDRTKRSVLAATAVLTVVVAGAGAAPGAGAAPASPAGTPKLKLIAASNSVTLDRWEGEPGVFLDLGTYVTVDNGPLELKVTRKSYKDPVVAQQIIRNGSRTQTKSLPAGLVKDFSGLPGFLEVSIKNASGQEVSKTSGTFCPNNASGRLRPDAPATSHYPESCSTNPFTLGSVWGVEKGWAANSSTVDYDKPVDLPAGDYTAKVGVAKKYRDLFGIPDDRPTIKVTVRQIADGGGGVGLTASHSAHHAGGHAPHAAGHYGPRGADAPTPPALSHALEDRGLAHHLGDGTGHTDGSRIAPALRPNSKRPAGRAGVPANVPKPDLRSLPAWGIAITDGEEGDVPGKDYLAFSANVWNAGPAPLVVDGFRSPGKDKMDAYQYFYDAKGKQVGYTPSGTMEWDPRSGHEHWHFTDFASYRLLSEDKTKEVRSGKEAFCLANTDAIDYTVKNANWHPYNTDLSTACGQQNSISVREVLDVGSGDTYTQYRPGQSFEITDLPNGTYYIEVRANPAKRLQETNLNNNVALRKVILGGTPGARTVTVPPYDLINAP, from the coding sequence ATGGCACTCGCAGACGAGGAACCGATGACCAGTCAGTTACACCGCATGACCAGCCAGTTGCGCCGGGACAGAACCAAACGCTCGGTGCTGGCCGCCACCGCCGTGCTCACCGTCGTCGTCGCCGGAGCAGGGGCCGCTCCGGGGGCCGGAGCCGCGCCGGCGAGCCCGGCCGGAACGCCCAAGCTCAAGCTGATCGCCGCGTCGAACTCGGTGACGCTCGACCGCTGGGAGGGGGAGCCCGGGGTCTTCCTGGACCTCGGCACGTACGTCACTGTCGACAACGGGCCGCTCGAGCTCAAGGTGACCCGGAAGTCGTACAAGGACCCCGTCGTCGCCCAGCAGATCATCCGCAACGGAAGCCGTACGCAGACGAAGTCACTGCCCGCCGGCCTGGTGAAGGACTTCTCCGGCCTGCCCGGCTTCCTCGAGGTGTCGATCAAGAACGCGTCCGGTCAGGAGGTGTCGAAGACCAGCGGGACCTTCTGCCCGAACAACGCCTCCGGGCGTCTTCGTCCGGACGCCCCGGCCACCTCGCACTACCCGGAGAGCTGCTCCACCAACCCGTTCACGCTGGGCTCGGTGTGGGGCGTCGAGAAGGGGTGGGCGGCCAACTCCAGCACCGTCGACTACGACAAGCCCGTGGACCTGCCGGCCGGCGACTACACCGCCAAGGTCGGCGTCGCCAAGAAGTACCGCGACCTGTTCGGCATCCCCGACGACCGGCCGACCATCAAGGTGACGGTACGTCAGATCGCCGACGGGGGTGGTGGCGTGGGGCTGACCGCCTCCCACTCCGCCCACCACGCCGGCGGACACGCTCCGCACGCCGCCGGCCACTACGGCCCGCGCGGTGCCGACGCCCCCACCCCGCCCGCCCTCTCCCACGCTCTCGAGGACCGCGGCCTGGCCCACCACCTCGGCGACGGGACCGGGCACACCGACGGCTCCCGCATCGCGCCCGCGCTGCGGCCGAACTCCAAGCGGCCCGCCGGCCGCGCGGGTGTCCCGGCCAACGTGCCCAAGCCCGACCTGCGTTCGCTGCCGGCCTGGGGAATCGCCATCACCGACGGCGAGGAAGGGGACGTCCCGGGCAAGGACTACCTCGCCTTCAGCGCCAACGTCTGGAACGCGGGCCCGGCTCCGCTCGTCGTGGACGGCTTCCGCAGTCCCGGCAAGGACAAGATGGACGCGTACCAGTACTTCTACGACGCGAAGGGCAAGCAGGTCGGCTACACCCCCTCCGGCACCATGGAGTGGGACCCGCGGTCGGGCCACGAGCACTGGCACTTCACGGACTTCGCCAGCTACCGGCTGCTGAGCGAGGACAAGACCAAGGAGGTGCGCAGCGGCAAGGAGGCGTTCTGCCTGGCCAACACCGACGCCATCGACTACACGGTGAAGAACGCCAACTGGCACCCGTACAACACCGATCTGTCGACGGCGTGCGGGCAGCAGAACTCGATCTCCGTGCGTGAGGTCCTCGACGTCGGCTCCGGCGACACGTACACGCAGTACCGTCCCGGCCAGTCCTTCGAGATCACCGACCTGCCCAACGGCACGTACTACATCGAGGTCCGCGCCAACCCGGCGAAGCGCCTGCAGGAGACCAACCTGAACAACAACGTCGCCCTGCGCAAGGTGATCCTGGGAGGCACCCCGGGCGCCCGCACGGTGACCGTCCCGCCGTACGACCTGATCAACGCTCCGTAG
- a CDS encoding class I SAM-dependent methyltransferase — MSTVRDPAWSADPYSAALHTGRGPLFLSRPDGWLLPLEVERWCARADAVDLEVLARCEGAVLDVGCGPGRLVAELAAHGRIVLGIDVSEAAVAHTVRLGGQALRRSVFDPLPAEGRWGTALLLDGNVGIGGDPRALLARLTQLLAPGGLLIAETVPLDVDERVQVRVTDARGGTSAPFPWARLGTRALLRHARRQGWRIPAQWSAGGRSFVALRSRSASSTAEPANRTAVISSQRARKPSADSPAPDR; from the coding sequence GTGAGCACCGTACGGGACCCCGCCTGGTCCGCCGACCCCTACTCCGCCGCCCTGCACACCGGCCGCGGCCCGCTCTTCCTCAGCCGCCCCGACGGCTGGCTGCTCCCGCTGGAGGTGGAGCGGTGGTGCGCACGGGCGGACGCCGTGGACCTGGAGGTGCTGGCGCGCTGCGAGGGTGCCGTGCTGGACGTGGGGTGCGGGCCGGGGCGGCTGGTCGCGGAACTCGCCGCGCACGGCCGGATCGTCCTCGGCATCGACGTCAGCGAAGCGGCCGTCGCCCACACGGTAAGGCTCGGCGGCCAGGCACTGCGACGCTCGGTCTTCGACCCGCTGCCCGCCGAGGGCCGCTGGGGCACGGCCCTCCTCCTCGACGGAAACGTCGGCATCGGCGGCGACCCGCGCGCCCTGCTCGCCCGCCTGACCCAACTCCTCGCCCCCGGCGGCCTGCTGATCGCGGAGACGGTCCCGCTGGACGTGGACGAACGGGTGCAGGTCCGGGTCACCGACGCCCGGGGCGGCACGAGCGCCCCCTTCCCCTGGGCGCGGCTGGGCACGCGGGCCCTGCTGCGCCACGCCCGCCGGCAGGGCTGGCGGATCCCGGCTCAGTGGTCGGCGGGCGGCCGTTCCTTCGTCGCCCTGCGCAGCCGCAGCGCCAGCAGCACCGCGGAGCCGGCGAACAGGACGGCCGTGATCAGCAGCCAGCGGGCCAGGAAGCCGTCGGCCGACAGCCCGGCGCCCGACCGGTAG
- a CDS encoding GNAT family N-acetyltransferase, producing MTVRPAVSADADDVHRLLSAFVTSHRPDRAVFDEVTFPHVLRAAAEGRAEFLVAERESRVAGYVLAVRMPTLFAGGTVLELLELTVDAHLRGQGTGTALVRACQARALAARDVEVTVPTRRAAAFYRRLGFQETAVHLKWAKEHRTDLSGTRPPS from the coding sequence ATGACCGTCCGTCCGGCCGTGTCTGCGGACGCGGACGACGTCCACCGCCTCCTCAGCGCCTTCGTGACCAGTCATCGCCCCGACCGTGCGGTCTTCGACGAGGTGACGTTCCCGCACGTCCTGCGGGCGGCGGCGGAGGGCAGGGCCGAGTTCCTGGTCGCCGAGCGCGAGTCGCGCGTGGCTGGATACGTACTCGCGGTGCGTATGCCCACTCTCTTCGCGGGCGGGACGGTCCTGGAACTGCTCGAACTCACCGTGGACGCGCACCTGCGCGGCCAGGGCACGGGCACGGCACTCGTCCGGGCCTGCCAGGCCAGGGCCCTGGCGGCGCGTGATGTGGAGGTCACCGTCCCGACCCGCAGGGCGGCCGCCTTCTACCGCCGTCTCGGCTTCCAGGAGACCGCCGTCCACCTCAAGTGGGCCAAGGAACACCGCACGGACCTATCCGGAACGCGCCCACCCAGTTGA
- a CDS encoding DUF2064 domain-containing protein, whose protein sequence is MTTLLVIAKEPRPGRVKTRLTPPFTPWEAAALAEASLADTLRTVAATPARRRVLVLEGNPGPWLPAGFDVVRQCAGGLDERLAAAFADCDGGPALLIGMDTPQVTTSLLTVDFTDCDAYFGPAEDGGFWALGLAVPDPGLLRGVPMSTPATGAVQRARLVDSGLRVRDLPRLRDVDTAADADAVAASVPHGRFAAELARLRAGAGR, encoded by the coding sequence TTGACCACCCTCCTCGTCATCGCCAAGGAGCCCCGCCCTGGCCGGGTGAAGACCCGGCTCACGCCGCCGTTCACCCCGTGGGAGGCGGCCGCGCTCGCCGAGGCGTCCCTCGCCGACACCCTGCGCACGGTCGCGGCGACCCCCGCCCGGCGCCGGGTGCTGGTGCTCGAAGGAAACCCGGGCCCCTGGCTGCCGGCCGGCTTCGACGTCGTGCGGCAGTGCGCGGGCGGCCTGGACGAACGGCTGGCCGCCGCCTTCGCCGACTGCGACGGCGGCCCCGCGCTCCTCATCGGCATGGACACCCCGCAGGTGACCACGAGCCTGCTCACCGTGGACTTCACCGACTGCGACGCGTACTTCGGTCCGGCCGAGGACGGCGGCTTCTGGGCCCTGGGCCTGGCCGTACCCGACCCCGGACTCCTGCGGGGCGTGCCGATGTCGACGCCCGCCACCGGCGCCGTACAGCGTGCGCGGCTGGTCGACTCGGGCCTGCGGGTCCGTGATCTGCCGCGACTGCGGGACGTCGACACCGCCGCCGACGCGGATGCCGTGGCCGCGAGCGTGCCGCACGGGCGGTTCGCGGCGGAGCTGGCGCGCCTGCGGGCGGGCGCGGGCCGGTGA
- a CDS encoding DUF4142 domain-containing protein — MPIFSRNKVGTVVVVGALGLTLTALAYPAMLGVQTTSSSQDRIIANTRYGPLTEADRDFVVKVRAAGLWEYPLGEIVMQRGTTPAMKEAGAHLIVGHAGLDDLCRKVAPELGITLPNQASPQQQQFVATVSSSQGKEFDSTAVGIMRVTHGSIFSTIAKIRANTRNSLVRELADLANDTVLDHMTVLEKTGLVNQEQVNFQQTTPPKLPADQLTPPPPQAGAPVVVLTPRPDLNINTRNPTPTPSAGATGQAG, encoded by the coding sequence ATGCCCATCTTCTCGCGCAACAAGGTGGGAACCGTCGTGGTGGTCGGTGCACTGGGTCTGACCCTCACCGCCCTCGCCTACCCCGCCATGCTCGGGGTGCAGACAACGTCCAGTTCCCAGGACCGCATCATCGCCAACACCCGTTACGGACCGCTCACCGAGGCGGACCGGGACTTCGTGGTGAAGGTGCGCGCGGCGGGGCTCTGGGAGTACCCGCTCGGGGAGATCGTCATGCAGCGGGGCACGACACCGGCGATGAAGGAGGCCGGTGCGCACCTGATCGTCGGTCACGCCGGCCTCGACGACCTGTGCCGCAAGGTCGCGCCCGAGCTCGGCATCACCCTGCCGAACCAGGCGAGCCCGCAGCAGCAGCAGTTCGTGGCGACGGTGAGCAGCAGCCAGGGCAAGGAGTTCGACTCCACCGCGGTCGGCATCATGCGCGTGACCCACGGCTCGATCTTCTCGACCATCGCCAAGATCCGCGCCAACACCAGGAACAGCCTGGTCCGCGAGCTCGCCGACCTGGCCAACGACACCGTTCTCGACCACATGACCGTGCTCGAGAAGACCGGCCTGGTCAATCAGGAGCAGGTCAACTTCCAGCAGACCACCCCGCCGAAGCTCCCCGCGGACCAGCTCACACCGCCCCCGCCCCAGGCCGGCGCCCCGGTCGTCGTCCTCACCCCGCGCCCCGACCTCAACATCAACACCCGCAACCCCACGCCCACCCCGTCGGCGGGCGCGACCGGACAGGCAGGCTGA
- a CDS encoding NAD-dependent epimerase/dehydratase family protein gives MRVLVTGGAGFIGSHVVEALSAHGHEPVVLDVREDAGADVRDRAAVERALAGVDAVCHQAAMVGLGTAFADAPEYVSRNDLGTAVLLAAMAEAGVRRLVLAGSMVVYGEGRYTCRTHGPVRPGPRDVQDLAAGRFEPTCPVCGSELTPGLVGEDAPVDPRNVYATTKLAQEHLAAAWARTTGGSAVSLRYHNVYGPRMPRDTPYAGVASFFRSALARGEAPRVFEDGLQRRDFVHVRDVAAANLAALEADGADGALTVYNTGSGEPHTVGEMARALASAYGGPEPVVTGEYRLGDVRHITADSSRLRAELGWKAEVGFAEGMREFARAGLRGE, from the coding sequence ATGCGCGTACTGGTCACCGGCGGTGCCGGGTTCATCGGGTCCCATGTCGTCGAGGCCCTGTCGGCACACGGGCACGAGCCCGTCGTCCTCGACGTGCGCGAGGACGCCGGCGCGGACGTGCGCGACCGGGCGGCGGTCGAGCGCGCCCTGGCCGGTGTGGACGCCGTCTGCCACCAGGCGGCCATGGTCGGCCTCGGCACCGCTTTCGCCGACGCCCCGGAGTACGTCTCCCGCAACGACCTCGGTACGGCCGTCCTGCTCGCCGCCATGGCCGAGGCGGGCGTACGACGGCTCGTGCTGGCCGGGTCGATGGTGGTGTACGGCGAAGGCCGGTACACATGCCGAACCCATGGGCCGGTGCGGCCCGGGCCGAGAGACGTCCAGGATCTCGCCGCCGGACGCTTCGAGCCCACCTGCCCCGTGTGCGGCAGCGAGTTGACGCCCGGCCTGGTCGGCGAGGACGCGCCCGTGGATCCGCGGAACGTGTACGCCACCACCAAGCTCGCCCAGGAGCACCTGGCGGCCGCCTGGGCGCGGACGACGGGCGGTTCGGCCGTGTCACTGCGCTACCACAACGTGTACGGGCCCCGGATGCCCCGCGACACCCCGTACGCCGGTGTCGCCTCCTTCTTCCGGTCCGCGCTCGCCCGTGGCGAGGCCCCGCGTGTCTTCGAGGACGGCCTGCAACGGCGGGACTTCGTGCACGTAAGGGACGTGGCGGCGGCCAACCTGGCGGCGCTGGAGGCGGACGGCGCCGACGGCGCGCTCACGGTGTACAACACCGGCAGCGGCGAACCGCACACCGTCGGGGAGATGGCCCGGGCGCTGGCCTCGGCGTACGGCGGTCCCGAGCCCGTCGTGACCGGGGAGTACCGCCTCGGCGACGTACGGCACATCACCGCGGACTCGTCGCGACTGCGGGCCGAGCTGGGCTGGAAGGCCGAGGTCGGGTTCGCGGAGGGGATGCGGGAGTTCGCGCGGGCCGGGCTTCGGGGGGAGTGA
- a CDS encoding glycosyltransferase family 2 protein: protein MRAVTTSPTPPSRPPDVDVVLPCLNEAEALPWVLARIPPGWRALVVDNGSTDGSAGLARALGATVVHEPRRGFGAACHAGLSAATADIVCFCDCDASLDPSLLIPFVREVRDGAADLVLGRRRPSGRGAWPAHARAGNLALARMLRRRTGLRLRDLGPLRAARREPLLALGLTDRRSGYPLQMVVRAADAGWRITEHDVPYLPRSGASKVTGTWRGTWQAVRDMSRVLAEAPVPEEARR, encoded by the coding sequence GTGAGAGCCGTGACGACCTCTCCCACACCACCGTCCCGCCCGCCGGACGTCGACGTCGTACTCCCCTGTCTGAACGAGGCGGAGGCCCTCCCCTGGGTCCTGGCACGCATCCCGCCCGGCTGGCGTGCGCTCGTCGTGGACAACGGCTCCACCGACGGCTCGGCCGGCCTCGCCCGCGCCCTGGGCGCGACCGTCGTCCACGAGCCGCGCCGCGGGTTCGGCGCCGCGTGCCACGCAGGGCTGAGTGCCGCCACCGCCGACATCGTCTGCTTCTGCGACTGCGACGCCTCGCTCGACCCGTCCTTGCTGATCCCCTTCGTGCGCGAAGTGCGGGACGGCGCGGCCGACCTGGTGCTGGGGCGACGGCGCCCGAGCGGCCGGGGCGCCTGGCCCGCCCACGCCCGGGCCGGCAACCTCGCGCTCGCCCGGATGCTGCGCCGCCGCACCGGCCTGCGCCTGCGCGACCTCGGCCCCCTGCGCGCCGCCCGCCGCGAGCCGCTCCTCGCCCTCGGCCTCACCGACCGGCGCAGCGGCTACCCCCTGCAGATGGTCGTCCGCGCGGCCGACGCCGGCTGGCGGATCACCGAGCACGACGTGCCGTACCTGCCGCGTTCCGGTGCCTCCAAGGTGACCGGCACCTGGCGCGGCACCTGGCAGGCGGTGCGGGACATGAGCCGGGTGCTCGCGGAGGCGCCCGTACCGGAGGAGGCCCGACGTTGA
- a CDS encoding sensor histidine kinase: protein MRDTLLIALFAFLGAAAAGLLGAGALWLLRRRSLTTSLTVVAAVAVTAMLAGTLAVAQAMFLSGHDLSVVTTVVAMAAVVSLVTALLLGRWVVARSRELARAARSFGEGGAFTAPDGPATAELEALSRELAATSARLAESRERERALESSRRELVAWISHDLRTPLAGLRAMSEALEDGVAADPQRYLRQIRTEVERLNGMVGDLFELSRIHAGTLSLSLSRMSLYDLVGDALAGADPLAREHGVKLVGDRIEAVPVEVDGKEMSRVLGNLLVNAIRRTPADGTVAVAAERCPDGVVLSVTDGCGGIPEEDLPRVFDTGWRGSDARTPPAGAGLGLAIVRGIVEAHQGRAAVRNIPGGCRFEVTLPTVRS from the coding sequence ATGCGGGACACCCTCCTCATCGCCCTGTTCGCCTTCCTCGGCGCCGCGGCCGCCGGGCTCCTCGGTGCGGGAGCGCTGTGGCTTCTGCGCCGCCGCTCGCTGACCACGTCGCTCACCGTGGTCGCCGCGGTCGCGGTGACCGCGATGCTCGCGGGCACACTCGCCGTGGCGCAGGCGATGTTCCTGTCCGGGCACGACCTGAGCGTCGTCACGACCGTCGTCGCGATGGCCGCCGTTGTGTCCCTCGTCACCGCCCTGCTCCTTGGCCGCTGGGTCGTCGCCCGCAGCCGTGAACTCGCCCGCGCAGCCCGTTCGTTCGGCGAGGGCGGCGCCTTCACGGCTCCCGACGGCCCGGCGACCGCCGAACTCGAGGCACTGAGCCGCGAGTTGGCGGCGACCAGCGCCAGACTCGCCGAATCCCGCGAACGCGAGCGCGCGTTGGAGTCCTCCCGGCGCGAGCTCGTCGCCTGGATCTCGCACGACCTGCGCACCCCGCTGGCCGGCCTGCGCGCCATGTCCGAGGCACTGGAGGACGGGGTCGCCGCCGACCCGCAGCGCTATCTGCGGCAGATCCGCACCGAGGTCGAGCGCCTCAACGGCATGGTCGGCGACCTCTTCGAACTCTCCCGCATCCACGCGGGCACGCTGTCGCTGTCCCTCTCCCGCATGTCCCTGTACGACCTGGTCGGCGACGCCCTCGCCGGTGCGGACCCGCTCGCTCGGGAGCACGGGGTGAAGCTGGTCGGCGACCGCATCGAAGCCGTCCCCGTCGAGGTGGACGGCAAGGAGATGAGCCGCGTCCTGGGCAACCTGCTCGTCAACGCGATCCGCCGCACCCCGGCCGACGGCACGGTCGCCGTCGCCGCCGAGCGCTGCCCCGACGGGGTCGTCCTGTCCGTCACCGACGGCTGCGGAGGCATCCCCGAGGAGGACCTGCCGCGAGTCTTCGACACCGGCTGGCGCGGCAGCGACGCCCGAACGCCCCCGGCCGGGGCGGGACTGGGACTGGCCATCGTGCGCGGGATCGTCGAGGCGCACCAGGGGCGGGCCGCCGTGCGGAACATTCCCGGGGGGTGCCGCTTCGAGGTGACGCTGCCGACGGTGCGGTCCTGA